The stretch of DNA CAGCAGGAAGAACAGCACGGCGCAGGTGGCAAAGCCAAAAACCACCGTCAGGATTTTCCAAAACCGCACGCTGGACTCCTGTTTCTGCAGCAAGGACTCGAAATCCAGGGAGCTCAGGTAGTAGGGCATGCCCTGCTTCGGGGGCTGCAGCTTGATGGTGGCATTGTCCAGGACCAGCTCTCCCACCCCagtcagggctgtgcccaccttCAGCATCTGCTCTGTCTCCTGGATGCCCTTGGGACGCTCCCCGCTGATGTAGTGGCCGATGACGTCCGTGAAGGACTGCACAGAGGGGTGGAATTTCTCATACACCGTCTCCAGGCCGAGCTCGGCAGCGTCCAGAGGCTTCATCACCCGCACGGTGACGCCGGCGCTGTCCTCGGCAGGGACCAGGTCAAAGGGGTGGTGCTGGTTCTCTGGTGGATGATCTTCTCATAGTCAttcctggggagggagaagggggggAAGTGAACTGACTGCCCCTGATGGGAAACACAGCCTGGGATGgcctgctggttttggggacTGCCAGATGGGACACGCCCTGAGTGGAGTTTCTTTGATGGGGGTCTCGGGAGTGTGCAGCCTTTCCGTTCTGAGGAGGCTGTAATCTGATCCTAAGACTCCTCCCATGGGACACCTGATAAAACCCCGCCCCGCGTATGTGTCCCCCCTCTCTGTTCTCGGCTCTCTGGGCTTTGCTCGGGCTCCCGGGactctgcctcctgccccgCCATGGCATGGGGTGAGGGGTGGAAATAAAATGGACTCTCGTGCTAAACAAGGAAGAGACTTGTCTGTTTCCTCGCTGTCGGCTGTGGCCTCCCTGGACACGATCGTCACTGTAGCCACATGCTGCTACACTGGAGAACACCTTTCCCCTCACGGCACTGTCCAGGGGTGCACGAGGCCACTCACCCCTCACCTCGGTGCTCCACAAGCAGTGGGGGcttcccccatccccacctcctCACGTGCCTGTGGCATTCCCAGCTGTCACAAACCATCCCGTGAGGGGAAGCACCACGTGTCACACATCCCAGTTTGGTGGTACCAAATGCTTATCAAACAGCATCACTGGGCTctgtttcagcagctctggattTGGGTGTGGGGATCACCCAAATCCAATTAATTTCTATTCTGCTagtgggttttctttttgaaatgcCATCCTCTGGTGGGGTAACAAAGTGGGGCTGATCAATCTTCAGCCCATGTTGGGTTACTAGATGCTGtcttctcctccagcccctctgtgaaagccccaaaatcagccaaaccCCCCATTATGGCAGCTGTCACTGTGGAGGCTACTTTGGGACCCAGCTTTGAGGCACTTGGTCACTCTGGCCACGCCCGAGGCCATTTCAGGCTGCCAGACCCCCCAGGGGTACCACAGGGGTTTGAGGGTGCCAGGCACATACCAGAGGTGGGTGGTTCTGTTCCACACCATCTTgtgctcctgcagtgtcagCCTCTGAACCACCCCCTTGCAGTTCTCCACAAACTGACTGCTCAGGGTGTCCTTCACCGAGCGCACCACACCTGCAATGAGAACCCAGGGGCCATGTGAGGGCTCGTGGAACAACCCCTGGACCATGGGGAATGGCCTCACTGGGCGgctgggaagaaatcctttccttcctgtgaggctgctgagggtatccagagaagctgtggctgcccctggatccctggaagtgtccaagtcCAGGTtagatggggcttggagcaccctgggacagtggaaggagtggaactggatgagctttaaggtctctttctACCGAAACCATTCTAGAATTCTAAGATGGGGGCAAAAGGGCCAAGAGCCTGTGTTTTGTGCTGTCAGGAGTCTGTGGCTGCTTGGCGGGGGGGAAATGACCTGATGGGCaagggaggaggagctggggatgaaATCCcccagtgaggagcagctgtggggcaggatgtgccccccccacccccggtTGGGGCTTCACTTCAGGTCTTGTTTGAAAGGAATGAGGGATTTGTCTTCACAAACAaactgtgggtctgctggtagataaacCTAGatgctgagagagaaaagaaacaatgggaagaaCCACAAATTCCAGAGGATTTCCACTGACTGACACAAGGGAGGGAAAgtaaaaggggaaaggaaaggaaaggaaaggaaaggaaaggaaaggaaaggaaaggaaaggaacacATTAGAAGGGAGTTGTAGGTATCAGGCATTTTGGGCAGTCTGCACCTCCCAAGTGCCTCAGTCAatagggaaagagagaggaaaacgCGGCCGGGAAGCGGgaataaaaaggaggctgcatcctctAGTAATCTGAGAGGCCCCATGGGAAATGCCCATGACCCCTCCCTTGGTTCGAATAAAGTTATAGAActcctctgtttcctttttggacataaacctctggtgttcGTACACGACCTTACCTTCTATGACTGCATAGGGCACACAGCGTCCGGGCGCCTCCAGCAGCACGGCCCGTAGGTCCCCGTCCAGCCGGACCTTCCTGGCGCCCTGCGGGAGCAAACAGAGGCCGCGGCTCAGCCGGCGTGACCAGGCCGCGGCTCGGGGGACGGGCACATGCATTGCCCCGTCGCACCCCTCCCACCCACCTCGAGCCCGCGGGCCACGCGAGCCTTCTGCCGGTAGATGGAGTAGAGCAGGGCGGTGATGGCGCTGCTGGCAGCCAAGAGCACGGCCTGCGCGGCCGAGGGCCGCCCGCCGCCCTCCATGGCGGCCGGGCCCGCCGTTACCACGGCAACCGCGCGCCGCGCCGGCGCCCGGCGATGACGTCATGAGCGGCGTTCTGGCCGCCGCAGCGCCGCCATCGAGACGGGGGGTCCGCCAAggccgggcggggcgcgggggctCCGCACGGCCCTGCCGGGGTGCGGGGTCACACACAGTATCCCCCCACAGAGGTTGTGAGTCAGGGAGACGGGTCAGAGCCCGGCCCCACGGAGCTTTAGGGGGATAAACCCCATCCTTGGAGTTTGGGGGGGCGGGACAGGTGGCAGCCTCCGCACCCCTTTACCGCCACCTCCACCTTGCGGTCCTGGGGAAGACAGGAAGAACTCCAGCCTCACCAGTATCTGAGGGGGATTAGCCCAAATCCCAGCCATCCCTTAGGATTTTGGCAGCTGGCCCCAAATCCTAATGCCCCTGGGTGTGTGGGGGGAGCATCCCCCGTACCCCCCCTTCCAccttggggctggggggcaaCCCAAATCTCACCTTCTGCTAAGTTTGGGGAACAGTGGTCAGACCAGCGCCTGTCCCCCCGTGGCTGGGAGGGTTTATCTCTCCAAATCCCAGCCTTATAACACCTTGGGGAAGGGCTTACAGCCCCTcgctgggctgtggggcagcagcaccatgtGGCCTCCACTGCGGGGGCTGAGCCTCAGGACGCAGACCCCAGCCCCACTTTGCAGAGCCCTTTCTCCCACCCCACAAAgggccatggcagggtggcaggTCCCTGCCGGGGAGGACACAAACCCACTCACACCCCCACCCTCCTATCTCCTTACCATTGCTTATtctgggaaagcagcaaaaggggaagaaaaaaaatagccattttttgtaaattattgATCTTCAGGCCCTTGGTACTAATTTGGAGCG from Camarhynchus parvulus chromosome 21, STF_HiC, whole genome shotgun sequence encodes:
- the MUL1 gene encoding LOW QUALITY PROTEIN: mitochondrial ubiquitin ligase activator of NFKB 1 (The sequence of the model RefSeq protein was modified relative to this genomic sequence to represent the inferred CDS: inserted 1 base in 1 codon), encoding MEGGGRPSAAQAVLLAASSAITALLYSIYRQKARVARGLEGARKVRLDGDLRAVLLEAPGRCVPYAVIEGVVRSVKDTLSSQFVENCKGVVQRLTLQEHKMVWNRTTHLWNDYEKIIHQRTSTXPFDLVPAEDSAGVTVRVMKPLDAAELGLETVYEKFHPSVQSFTDVIGHYISGERPKGIQETEQMLKVGTALTGVGELVLDNATIKLQPPKQGMPYYLSSLDFESLLQKQESSVRFWKILTVVFGFATCAVLFFLLRKQYRHHRERQHLRQMQEEFRQAQERLTGTDGGEVLKNACVVCLSSTKSCVFLECGHVCSCHECYQALPKPKKCPICRQGITRVVPLYNS